One part of the Peromyscus leucopus breed LL Stock chromosome 19, UCI_PerLeu_2.1, whole genome shotgun sequence genome encodes these proteins:
- the LOC114686182 gene encoding protocadherin beta-8-like, with translation METAVAKTPEKRQVIFLTILLFLWEADSEAIRYSMPEETESGYLVANLAKDLGLRVGELATRGAQIQHNGNKELLQLDAETGNLLLREKPDREVLCGVTDPCVLHFQLILENPVQFFQTDLQITDINDHAPEFPHREMLLKIQESAQPGTVFPLKAAQDSDIGSNAVQNYTVNPNLHFHVVTQSRADGSKYPELVLDRALDREEQSELTLTLTAVDGGSPPRSGITTVRIEVVDINDNAPQFVQSLYEVQVPENSPLNALVLAVSARDLDAGINGNLAYSLFQGGGVSQPFVIDEVTGEIRLKRVLDFEATPYYNMEIVATDSGGLSGKCTVAIQVVDVNDNAPKLTISSLTSSIPENAPEAVVAVFRVSDPDSGDNGRMVCSIPNDLPFLLKPTFKNYYTLVAEGPLDRESRAEYNITITVTDMGTPRLTTQHTITVQVSDVNDNAPTFTQTSYTLFVQENNSPALHIGTISATDSDSGSNAHITYSLLPTHDPQLVLSSLISINADNGQLFALRALDYEVLKTFDFHVVATDQGSPKLSSQVLVQVLVLDANDNAPFVLYPLQNASAPCTELLPRAAEPGYLVTKVVAVDRDSGQNAWLSFQLLKATEPGLFSVWAHNGEVRTSRLLSERDAPKHRLLLLVKDNGDPPRSASVTLHVLLVDGFSQPYLPLPEVARDPTQDEDLLTLYLVIALASVSSLFLLSVLLFVGVRLCRRARAASLGGCSVPEGHFPGHLVDVSGAGTLSQSYQYEVCLTGDSGNTDFKFFNPIIPSSVLQDL, from the coding sequence ATGGAGACAGCTGTAGCAAAAACGCCAGAGAAAAGGCAAGTCATTTTCCTTACTATATTGCTGTTTTTGTGGGAGGCTGATTCTGAGGCGATTAGATATTCCATGCCAGAAGAAACGGAGAGTGGATACTTGGTGGCTAACCTGGCAAAAGATCTGGGGCTCAGGGTGGGGGAACTGGCCACCAGAGGGGCGCAAATCCAACACAATGGGAACAAAGAGCTTTTGCAGCTGGATGCAGAGACTGGGAATTTGCTCCTGAGGGAAAAACCAGATCGCGAGGTGCTGTGTGGGGTGACAGACCCCTGTGTGCTGCATTTCCAGCTCATTCTGGAAAACCCTGTGCAGTTCTTCCAAACTGACTTGCAGATCACAGACATAAACGACCATGCTCCGGAGTTCCCTCACAGGGAAATGCTCCTAAAAATTCAAGAAAGCGCCCAGCCAGGGACTGTGTTTCCTCTGAAGGCAGCTCAGGACTCTGACATAGGGAGCAATGCCGTCCAGAACTACACAGTCAACCCCAACCTCCATTTCCATGTGGTTACTCAGAGTCGCGCTGATGGGAGCAAATACCCAGAGCTGGTGCTGGACAGAGCCCTGGACAGGGAGGAGCAGAGTGAGCTCACTCTAACCCTCACTGCTGTGGATGGTGGGTCTCCGCCCAGGTCTGGGATCACCACAGTTCGCATTGAAGTCGTGGACATCAATGATAACGCTCCCCAGTTTGTACAGTCGCTCTATGAGGTGCAGGTCCCTGAAAACAGCCCTCTCAATGCCTTAGTATTGGCGGTCTCTGCCAGGGATTTAGATGCTGGAATAAATGGGAATTTAGCCTACTCTCTGTTTCAAGGTGGTGGagtttctcaaccatttgtaaTAGATGAAGTTACAGGAGAAATTCGTCTTAAAAGGGTACTGGATTTTGAGGCAACTCCATATTATAACATGGAAATTGTAGCCACAGATAGTGGAGGTCTTTCAGGAAAATGTACTGTAGCTATACAGGTGGTGGATGTGAATGACAACGCCCCTAAACTCACCATATCTTCGCTCACTAGTTCCATCCCAGAAAATGCTCCTGAAGCTGTGGTTGCTGTTTTCCGTGTTTCTGACCCAGATTCTGGGGACAATGGAAGGATGGTGTGTTCTATTCCAAATgatcttccatttcttttaaaaccGACATTTAAGAACTATTACACTTTAGTGGCAGAGGGACccctggacagagagagcagagctgagTACAACATCACCATCACAGTCACCGACATGGGCACACCTAGGCTCACAACACAGCACACCATAACAGTGCAGGTGTCCGATGTCAACGACAACGCTCCTACCTTCACACAAACCTCCTACACCCTGTTTGTCCAGGAGAACAACAGCCCTGCCCTGCACATAGGCACCATCAGCGCCACAGATTCAGACTCAGGCTCCAATGCCCACATCACCTACTCTCTGCTGCCCACCCACGACCCTCAGCTGgtcctctcctctctcatctccatcAATGCTGACAATGGACAGCTGTTCGCTCTCAGAGCGCTGGACTATGAGGTCCTGAAGACCTTCGACTTCCATGTGGTCGCCACAGACCAAGGTTCACCCAAGCTCAGCAGCCAGGTGCTGGTGCAGGTGCTGGTGCTGGACGCCAACGACAATGCGCCCTTCGTGCTCTACCCGCTGCAGAACGCCTCTGCACCCTGCACAGAGCTGCTGCCCAgggcggcagagccaggctaCCTGGTCACCAAGGTGGTGGCAGTGGACCGCGACTCTGGACAGAAtgcctggctgtccttccagctgCTCAAGGCCACAGAGCCCGGGCTGTTCAGTGTGTGGGCTCACAATGGCGAGGTGCGCACCTCCAGGCTGCTGAGTGAGCGCGATGCTCCCaagcacaggctgctgctgctggtcaagGACAATGGAGATCCTCCAAGGTCTGCCAGTGTCACTCTGCATGTGCTGCTGGTGGATGGCTTCTCTCagccctacctgcctctgccagaggTGGCGCGCGACCCCACCCAGGATGAGGATTTGCTCACTCTTTATCTGGTCATTGCCTTGGCTTCTgtgtcttccctcttcctgttgtctgtgctgCTGTTTGTGGGGGTGAGGCTGTGCAGGAGGGCCAGGGCGGCCTCTCTGGGTGGCTGCTCTGTACCTGAGGGACACTTTCCTGGTCACCTGGTGGACGTCAGCGGTGCAGGGACCCTGTCCCAGAGCTACCAGTATGAGGTGTGTCTGACTGGAGACTCTGGGAACACAGATTTCAAATTCTTTAACCCCATTATTCCCAGTAGTGTGCTTCAGGACCTCTAG